The Methanofervidicoccus sp. A16 genome has a segment encoding these proteins:
- the pdxS gene encoding pyridoxal 5'-phosphate synthase lyase subunit PdxS, with translation MRKVGTELLKRGFAKMVKYGVIMDVTSVEQAQIAEDAGATAVMALERVPADIRAQGGVARMSDPQLILDIKDAVSIPVMAKVRIGHFVEAQVLEAIGVDMIDESEVLTPADDVHHIDKKRFIVPFVCGARDLGEALRRIDEGAAMIRTKGEAGTGNVVEAVRHVRTVNEGIARVVGYYEMGLDRELLQMARVLKVPVDLLYEVAKLRRLPVVNFAAGGIATPADAAMMMQLGCDGVFVGSGIFKSENPEERARAIVEATYNYDKPDVIAEVSKNLGEPMPGIDIESLPEKDRLAKRGN, from the coding sequence ATGAGAAAGGTAGGTACAGAACTTCTAAAGAGAGGATTTGCTAAGATGGTAAAGTACGGAGTTATAATGGATGTTACAAGTGTTGAACAGGCACAGATTGCCGAGGATGCTGGGGCTACTGCGGTGATGGCCTTGGAAAGAGTACCTGCAGATATAAGAGCCCAGGGAGGAGTTGCAAGGATGTCAGATCCTCAACTGATCTTAGATATTAAAGATGCAGTATCCATCCCTGTAATGGCTAAGGTGAGGATAGGACACTTTGTCGAGGCCCAGGTCTTAGAGGCTATTGGTGTAGATATGATAGATGAGAGTGAGGTACTTACACCTGCAGACGATGTGCATCACATAGACAAGAAGAGATTTATAGTGCCCTTTGTATGTGGTGCCAGGGATTTAGGAGAGGCACTTAGGAGGATAGATGAAGGAGCAGCCATGATAAGAACCAAGGGAGAGGCAGGAACTGGTAACGTTGTAGAGGCAGTTAGACATGTAAGAACTGTAAATGAAGGTATTGCAAGGGTGGTTGGATACTACGAGATGGGATTAGACAGGGAACTTCTACAGATGGCTAGAGTGTTAAAGGTACCTGTAGATCTCCTATACGAGGTTGCCAAGTTGAGGAGATTACCTGTTGTAAATTTCGCTGCAGGAGGTATTGCCACACCTGCAGATGCCGCCATGATGATGCAGTTGGGATGTGATGGAGTATTTGTAGGTTCAGGTATCTTCAAATCTGAGAATCCAGAGGAGAGGGCTAGGGCTATTGTTGAAGCAACTTATAACTACGATAAACCTGATGTTATAGCAGAGGTTAGTAAGAACCTTGGAGAACCTATGCCAGGTATTGATATAGAGAGTTTACCTGAAAAGGATCGTCTCGCTAAGAGAGGGAATTAA
- a CDS encoding MTH1187 family thiamine-binding protein produces the protein MPVAEVSIVPIGEGPSISKYVKKAIEVFKKYNLKVEPCAMGTVLEGDLDEIIRAFKEAHETVLNDTVRVLSTLKIDDRKDKEITIEGKLKAIGCYKEEN, from the coding sequence ATGCCAGTTGCAGAGGTTAGTATAGTGCCCATTGGAGAGGGCCCAAGTATCTCCAAATACGTAAAGAAGGCTATAGAGGTTTTTAAAAAATACAATTTAAAAGTTGAACCTTGCGCAATGGGAACTGTATTGGAAGGGGACTTAGATGAGATAATAAGGGCCTTCAAAGAGGCTCATGAAACTGTACTTAATGATACTGTAAGGGTACTGAGTACTTTAAAGATCGATGATAGAAAGGATAAGGAAATTACTATAGAGGGGAAGTTAAAGGCTATAGGTTGCTATAAAGAGGAGAACTGA
- the cofH gene encoding 5-amino-6-(D-ribitylamino)uracil--L-tyrosine 4-hydroxyphenyl transferase CofH: MDLDKLYTKNISKKECLELFEDDENLFDILKVGDTLRKVIVGDVVTYVVNRNINYTNICVGDCKFCAFRVNMGDRRAYFLDVNEIARRALEAKKMGCTEVCIQGGLHPKVDTYFQGEILEKVHRVTEPYGGIHIHAFSPMEVKFASENAGLNVKEALKILKEKGLNTMPGTAAEILDDSIRSELCPSKLSTREWIDIIKTAHKLGIKTTCTIMYGHIEEYEHIVKHLFILKEIQEETGGFTEFVPLTFMYRLAPIYLNGRARRGATGIEDLKIYAISRILFKDLIRNIQVSWVKLGIKMAQVALRCGANDFGGTLMEENISRAAGAEYGVSLSVEEIRSIIREIGRIPKERNTLYEILE; the protein is encoded by the coding sequence ATGGACCTAGATAAACTGTACACAAAGAATATTTCAAAAAAGGAGTGTTTAGAACTTTTTGAGGATGATGAAAATCTATTTGATATCTTAAAGGTGGGAGATACTCTTAGGAAGGTTATCGTAGGAGATGTAGTAACCTACGTAGTTAACAGGAACATCAATTATACCAACATCTGTGTAGGAGACTGTAAATTCTGTGCCTTCAGAGTAAATATGGGAGATAGGAGAGCCTACTTTTTAGATGTGAATGAAATAGCTAGAAGAGCCCTAGAGGCAAAAAAGATGGGATGTACAGAGGTATGTATCCAGGGAGGACTCCATCCTAAGGTGGATACTTACTTTCAAGGGGAGATACTGGAAAAAGTCCATAGAGTTACTGAACCTTACGGAGGTATCCATATCCATGCATTCTCTCCAATGGAGGTTAAATTTGCAAGTGAGAATGCAGGTCTCAATGTAAAGGAGGCGTTAAAGATACTGAAGGAAAAAGGATTAAACACCATGCCTGGGACGGCGGCAGAGATTCTAGATGACTCTATCCGATCAGAACTCTGTCCCTCTAAACTCTCTACAAGGGAGTGGATAGATATAATAAAAACAGCTCATAAGTTAGGGATAAAAACAACATGTACTATAATGTACGGCCACATCGAGGAATATGAACATATAGTTAAACATCTCTTTATTTTAAAGGAGATACAGGAGGAAACTGGAGGATTTACAGAGTTTGTGCCTTTAACGTTCATGTATAGATTAGCCCCTATATACCTCAACGGGAGAGCAAGGAGAGGTGCGACAGGTATAGAGGATCTTAAGATCTATGCAATAAGCAGGATACTCTTCAAAGATCTTATAAGGAATATCCAGGTGTCATGGGTAAAGTTAGGGATAAAGATGGCCCAGGTTGCCCTAAGATGCGGTGCCAACGACTTTGGAGGAACCCTTATGGAGGAGAACATCTCCAGGGCTGCAGGTGCTGAGTACGGTGTCAGTCTATCTGTAGAGGAGATAAGAAGTATTATTAGAGAGATAGGTAGAATTCCTAAGGAGAGGAATACGCTGTATGAGATACTGGAGTGA
- a CDS encoding MJ0307 family thioredoxin, with product MSMVKILVFTSPMCPHCPPAKRVVEEVVSEIGKGIEVEYIDVMKEPEKAAEYGIMAVPTIVIDGEVAFVGAPTKEALREKIAKYI from the coding sequence ATGAGTATGGTAAAGATACTGGTATTCACATCTCCAATGTGTCCTCACTGTCCTCCTGCAAAGAGGGTTGTTGAGGAGGTAGTTTCAGAGATAGGTAAAGGAATAGAGGTAGAGTATATAGACGTTATGAAGGAACCTGAGAAGGCTGCAGAATATGGAATTATGGCAGTACCTACTATAGTAATCGATGGAGAGGTTGCCTTCGTTGGAGCCCCTACAAAGGAGGCATTGAGGGAAAAAATAGCCAAATACATTTAA
- a CDS encoding type II glyceraldehyde-3-phosphate dehydrogenase, whose translation MVKVLINGYGSIGKRVADAVAKQKDMEVIGVTKTKPDFEARLAIEKGYKLYTAIPERKSLFEEKGIEIEGTIFDVIEEADIVVDCTPGGVGKENLKMYKEYKVKAILQGGEKAQYVEDNFNVLWSYDRCYGRDYVRVVSCNTTGLCRILYAIDSVTDIVKVRAVLVRRGADPNDVKRGPINAIVPNPPTLPSHHGPDVVSVIPELEGKIFTSAVVVPTTLMHMHTVMVETTGTTKEDILEGIERTPRVITVSAEEGLNSTATIIEFARDIGRMRYDLYEIAVWEESINVVDKEVFLMQAIHQESDVVPENIDCIRSMLEMVDDNIKSIEMTNKALGLLK comes from the coding sequence ATGGTAAAAGTTCTAATAAACGGATACGGTTCCATAGGTAAGAGGGTGGCAGATGCAGTTGCAAAGCAGAAGGATATGGAGGTAATTGGTGTTACCAAGACAAAGCCAGACTTTGAAGCAAGGTTAGCTATAGAGAAGGGATATAAACTATATACTGCTATTCCAGAGAGGAAATCCCTCTTCGAGGAGAAAGGGATAGAAATTGAAGGTACAATCTTCGACGTTATAGAGGAGGCAGATATTGTAGTGGACTGTACTCCTGGTGGAGTAGGAAAGGAGAACCTAAAAATGTATAAAGAGTACAAGGTGAAGGCTATACTTCAAGGTGGTGAAAAGGCACAGTACGTAGAGGACAACTTCAATGTACTCTGGAGTTATGACAGGTGTTATGGCAGGGATTACGTAAGAGTAGTATCCTGTAATACCACTGGACTCTGTAGAATACTCTACGCCATAGATTCAGTAACCGATATTGTAAAAGTAAGGGCGGTACTTGTAAGGAGAGGAGCAGATCCCAATGATGTAAAGAGAGGACCTATAAATGCTATAGTACCTAACCCTCCAACTTTACCCTCCCACCATGGACCTGATGTAGTCTCTGTAATTCCAGAACTTGAAGGGAAGATATTCACCTCTGCAGTAGTTGTACCTACTACCTTGATGCATATGCATACAGTTATGGTGGAGACGACAGGTACCACTAAGGAGGATATCCTTGAGGGCATAGAGAGAACTCCAAGGGTAATTACAGTAAGTGCAGAAGAGGGACTTAACTCAACTGCCACAATAATAGAGTTTGCAAGGGATATAGGAAGGATGAGATACGACCTTTACGAGATCGCAGTATGGGAGGAGAGTATCAACGTGGTGGATAAGGAGGTATTCCTGATGCAGGCTATCCACCAGGAGAGCGATGTAGTACCTGAAAATATAGACTGTATAAGATCTATGTTGGAGATGGTAGATGACAATATAAAGTCTATAGAGATGACAAATAAGGCTCTGGGACTGTTGAAGTAA
- a CDS encoding DUF169 domain-containing protein, whose protein sequence is MDVKELGKKLEELLGLEYPPVAVKLAKSKDEIPENYSEIENQVRHCEMVQIARKEGKKFYATLEKHLCKGGAYAIGILQNPPEPLATGKLYHKLGNFETEEAAIRTVEAIPRVKEEIYASVYAPLSDADFEPDSILVIATPKKILRLVQALLYKEGGRFQGDFAGIQSLCADAVAAVKVRGVANATLGCNGSRKYARIEDGEMIFAFPPSDLENIVKALEHFKEIWG, encoded by the coding sequence TTGGATGTTAAAGAATTAGGTAAAAAGTTGGAGGAATTACTAGGATTGGAATATCCTCCAGTTGCTGTAAAACTTGCAAAATCTAAAGATGAGATCCCTGAAAATTATAGTGAAATAGAAAACCAAGTAAGGCACTGTGAAATGGTTCAAATAGCAAGGAAGGAAGGAAAGAAATTCTATGCTACCTTGGAAAAACACTTATGTAAAGGAGGGGCCTATGCAATAGGAATTCTTCAAAACCCTCCAGAACCCTTGGCCACAGGTAAGTTATACCACAAGTTAGGTAACTTTGAAACAGAGGAGGCTGCAATAAGGACTGTAGAGGCTATACCTAGAGTTAAGGAAGAGATATACGCAAGTGTATATGCACCTCTAAGTGATGCAGACTTTGAACCAGACTCAATACTGGTTATAGCTACACCAAAGAAGATTCTAAGGCTGGTACAGGCATTACTCTACAAAGAGGGAGGAAGGTTCCAGGGAGACTTTGCAGGTATCCAATCCCTATGTGCAGATGCAGTGGCTGCTGTTAAGGTTAGGGGAGTTGCAAATGCTACCTTGGGATGTAACGGTTCCAGGAAATACGCTCGTATAGAGGATGGGGAAATGATATTTGCATTCCCGCCCTCTGATTTAGAGAATATCGTTAAGGCATTGGAACACTTCAAAGAAATCTGGGGATAA
- a CDS encoding DDE-type integrase/transposase/recombinase, with protein MLRVKDIIKKLKIFKRNKIPIEIKTLAIATYIQTSSVRRTARILSEIYPVSKTSVWNWINKFKEELSITTEERERDLIAVDETVVKGGGKHYYVYSAVDVERNELILMRVYTIRNHLITRSFVKKVLKYCRGEPKFLIDKAPWLISALKSLNLNFEHQTFGRGSLIESVFSSLKQRVKIFFCSINAKNPVRNWNFFCRLFVLYYNKLRWCLC; from the coding sequence ATGCTAAGAGTAAAAGATATTATAAAGAAATTAAAAATCTTTAAGAGGAACAAAATACCTATAGAAATTAAAACACTCGCCATTGCAACCTACATTCAGACATCTTCAGTAAGAAGGACTGCCAGAATTCTTTCAGAGATTTATCCAGTCTCAAAAACATCAGTTTGGAACTGGATAAATAAGTTTAAAGAAGAATTATCCATTACAACAGAGGAAAGAGAAAGAGATCTAATAGCGGTGGATGAAACTGTTGTTAAAGGTGGCGGGAAGCACTATTACGTTTATTCAGCTGTAGATGTTGAGAGGAATGAATTAATTTTAATGAGAGTCTATACAATAAGGAATCATCTAATTACGAGGTCCTTTGTAAAGAAAGTACTGAAGTACTGTAGGGGTGAGCCTAAATTCCTTATAGATAAAGCCCCATGGCTAATTAGTGCTCTAAAAAGTCTTAATTTAAACTTTGAACATCAGACTTTTGGGCGGGGGAGTTTGATAGAATCGGTGTTTTCTTCTCTGAAGCAGAGGGTAAAGATCTTTTTCTGCTCTATTAATGCTAAAAATCCTGTTAGAAACTGGAACTTCTTTTGTAGGTTATTTGTTCTGTATTATAATAAACTGAGGTGGTGTTTATGTTAA